A window of the Oncorhynchus keta strain PuntledgeMale-10-30-2019 chromosome 21, Oket_V2, whole genome shotgun sequence genome harbors these coding sequences:
- the LOC118399917 gene encoding protein kish-B-like, translated as MTNVYSLDGIVVFGILFICTCAYLKKVPRLNTWLLSEKKGVWGVFYKAAVIGTRLHHAVAITCLTMALYLVSLK; from the exons ATGACAAATG tgtACTCGTTGGATGGGATTGTGGTATTTGGGATTCTGTTCATCTGTACATGTGCATACCTCAAGAAGGTGCCTCGCCTCAACACCTGGCTGCTCTCAGAAAAGAAAGGTGTGTGGGGGGTGTTCTATAAAG CTGCAGTGATTGGGACTAGACTCCACCATGCTGTGGCGATAACCTGTCTGACGATGGCATTGTACCTGGTCTCCTTAAAGTGA
- the LOC118399919 gene encoding beta-1,3-galactosyltransferase 6-like gives MPSLHTMKLVRLLCRHKTALAIAGVCLFAVVVLFLAKCTSETLKQGQVDPPGLAPHAAHSRPRAEHPKPPSRPKDLSAFLVVLITTGPKYTERRSIIRSTWLTKKDPEVLAMFVVGTEGLPAEDMQNLNTEQGRHKDLLLLPELRDSYENLTLKLLHMYSWLDHNVDFKFVLKADDDTFARLDLLKEELKTKEPSRLYWGFFSGCGRVKTAEKWRESAWELCDYYLPYAQGGGYLLSCDLIHYVRINAAFLKVWQSEDVSLGAWLAPVDVKRTHDPRFDTEFKSRGCSNKYLVTHKQSLEDMLEKQQTLQRDGRLCKEEVKLRLSYVYDWSVPPSQCCQRKDGVP, from the exons ATGCCCAG TCTCCACACCATGAAACTGGTTCGCCTCCTGTGTCGTCACAAGACGGCTCTGGCAATTGCAGGAGTCTGCCTATTTGCTGTTGTCGTCCTCTTCCTCGCCAAGTGTACCTCCGAGACCCTGAAACAGGGCCAGGTTGACCCTCCAGGCCTAGCACCTCACGCTGCCCACTCCCGGCCCAGAGCAGAGCATCCCAAGCCCCCCTCACGCCCCAAAGACCTCTCAGCCTTCCTTGTGGTCCTCATCACCACAGGACCCAAGTACACAGAGCGGCGGAGCATTATCCGCAGCACATGGCTGACTAAGAAGGACCCGGAGGTTCTAGCTATGTTTGTGGTGGGAACAGAGGGTCTACCGGCCGAGGATATGCAGAACCTCAACACAGAGCAGGGCCGACACAAAGACCTGCTCTTACTCCCCGAGCTGCGGGACTCGTATGAGAACCTGACCCTGAAGCTGCTGCACATGTACTCCTGGCTGGATCACAATGTAGACTTTAAGTTTGTTTTAAAAGCAGATGACGACACCTTCGCTCGCCTGGACCTGCTGAAG GAGGAGCTGAAGACTAAAGAACCCAGCCGGCTGTACTGGGGGTTCTTCTCAGGCTGCGGTCGTGTCAAAACTGCAGAGAAGTGGAGGGAGTCGGCTTGGGAGCTGTGTGACTACTACCTACCCTATGCCCAGGGTGGAGGCTATCTGCTCTCCTGCGACCTAATCCACTACGTGCGCATCAACGCTGCCTTCCTCAAGGTGTGGCAGAGCGAGGACGTGTCGCTCGGGGCTTGGCTGGCCCCCGTGGACGTCAAACGGACGCATGATCCACGCTTCGACACGGAGTTCAAGTCAAGGGGCTGTAGTAATAAGTACCTGGTGACCCACAAGCAGAGCCTGGAGGATATGTTAGAGAAACAGCAGACACTGCAGAGAGATGGGAGGTTGTGTAAAGAAGAGGTTAAACTCAGACTGAGTTATGTATACGACTGGAGCGTCCCGCCATCCCAGTGCTGCCAGAGGAAGGATGGAGTACCCTGA